In Sebastes umbrosus isolate fSebUmb1 chromosome 15, fSebUmb1.pri, whole genome shotgun sequence, the genomic window tttcatgaggctgtgattatcctagaggtcaccacaagtcattttatacagtgaggacaatgaaatgtctcctacggggactaacatcatcacacatgaatacagttgggctcattggatccacaagagtctcagctttacagtgatacccaatttctgtaattcaagactgtttagggaccccatgcaaaaatattcacacaacattttggaataggagacaataacacaaataaactgcatgtgattatcataaagtgggcatgtctgtacaggggagactcgtgggtacccatagaacccatttacattcacatatcttgaggtcagaggtcaagggacccctttggaaatggccatgacagtttttcctcgccaaaatgtagcgcaagtttggagcgttatttaacctccttgccGACATGGGGaagatggttggtaccaatggattctttatgttttctagtttcatatgatgccagtatcttcatctagctttaaaactgaacctactagagcctctgaaagacagtaaagtcagtcgggatcttCTGCAATCATGCGGGTCTCAGGGGGACTCAGGGGGCATCAATGCCGGCTCGCTGTTGGAGGTTTGAGGAAGTAGAGTTTAAAAACAGAGTTTCTATCAGACTGATGATCTGAAACACAGATGATGGATGTTGAGGGAGGAAGAAGATCTTCAGGGatcacagagtgtgtgtgtgtgtgtgtgtgtgtgtgtgtgtgtgtgcgcgctgtCAGCTCTGATaactgtgtttttcatgtttcaCCAGTTAAATCCTCTATGACTGTCCTCCAGCAATAAACTGTGCGTTAGTTTCCTCCTCGCTGTTTGACAGACgctgtgatgaagaggagacGCTGTTTTAACCTCCTCTGACGTCACCTCAGGGTCACacaagtttgtgaaatagtcactaaatttaatctatttgattcatgtacatagacaccaatttccctttttttcatgacgctcagcacgactttcaacgacgtaattttcatgcgttttcctacgaatgtcaagCAATGTGTCAATTCaagctccagtcttttcaaaataaaactacttagttaggtttaggaaaagattgacatTAAATTTGACATTAGAATAGAAAATAATGtagtttcacttttgttttttactttgtaGGCAGACTTTTTAATTGGCttccggtagtcactttcagtcaaaaatggcggaagcgtagctctgctgctgatgttgcaatggaactaactattgactttcacttcttatcaatatacgttctttgcttccgttgctcctaaagtagtgttattatggtagaGATGTATGAGTATCATCAGttactcattctaagctaacgaaaacacaatgattcttattttcaggtgattatacactaaagaaaacatagttattaatgttatattccatttctactaacAGATCCCctgaatgttacacactgttcctttaactggtGTTTCTGTGACGACcagttttctctgttttctcttgttttgaCTGGTGGATTATTCACCGTCTGCTGGATTTAACCGCAACTCCTCTTCAAACAACAAGAACTCTGTTCATAATAAAGTGGAAACATGTCGAGAATCTGCTCTGAACACACCCAGACACCCACAACAAGCTCAACTTCTACTCAAGGCAGATGGAAACATCACTGTGATGTCCGCAGGGGAGGAAATGCAACAATATGACACACCTCTAAtggaatattttaataaatcctCTCACGTTTCAGCGCTCTGCGTCCAGTACATAGACAGGtcactgttagcctagcttagcacgaagactggaagcaggtggaaactgttagcctagcttcaTCAGAAGAGGCTTTCTGAGATGTGATGGTTGAATGTTTCAATGTGAAGGATGTTAACATgactgtgttgtgttttcagtgtcTGAGGCTCAGTATTATGAACTCTCGCCGGCTCCAGACTACGACGACTACAACGCCACCTTCGAGTACAGCTTCTACAGTAAGGcaacatccacactaatacgtttctGTTTTAAAACCATCTCCGTCCAGAGGAGCGTTTTAGGGCCGTTTCAGATTCAATCTCCGTCCATATTACCACACCTGAAAACGcctatcacatgaccattcatgTACACTGGGCATGCCAGTATAAaaaggcaaatttgttttatatttatccTGAAAATGATCCGGGTTAAAGGTGATGTaaaggtgctgctgctgtggtgcGTTCAGGTAACACCAGCAGCGAGGACCTGGACAAGTTCAGCGAACGGTTCATCGATGAAGAGGAAGCCGAAGAGGAGGACACAGGGGGCCAACGGGAGGAAGAGGATGTGACTGTTACCATGACAACGACTCGAGGAACTACAGAGCAGGGCGAGGTCGACGGTCGCAGCGCTGCAtcactttctgtttctctggtAAGAACGAGAGATTAACTGAACAATCTGAGCTCATTATACTGAACTATATTACCTTAAACCAAAGTTAAACCAAAGTTTAACCAGTAAAACCCAAGTTAAACCAAAGTTCAACCAAAGTTCAACCAGTTAAATCAAAATTAAACCAAAGTTCAACCAGTTAAATCAAAATTAAACCAAAGTTCAACCAGTTAAATCAAAGTTAAACCAAAGTTTAACCAGTTAAACCAAAATTAAACCAAAGTTCAACCAGTTAAATCAAAATTAAACCAAAGTTCAACCAGTTAAACCAAAGTTAAACCAAAGTTCAACCAGTTAAATCAAAGTTAAACCAAAGTTTAACCAGTTAAACCAAAGTTAAACCAAAGTTTAACCAGTAAAACCAAAGTTAAACCAAAGTTAAACCAAAATTTAACCAGTTAAACCAAAGTTAAACCAAAGTTTAACCAGTAAAACCAAAGTTAAACCAAAGTTAAACCAAAATTTAACCAGTTAAACCAAAGTTAAACCAAAGTTTAACCAGTAAAACCAAAGTTAAACCAGTTAAACCAAAGTTAAACCAGTTAAATCAAAATTAAACCAAAGTTCAAGTAGTTAAATCAAAGTTAAATCAAAGTTTAACCAAAgttaaaacaaagttgttaAAGCTACAGGAGCTGATGAGGATCAGAAGATGAATTCTGTTGATATTTATACTGATTATTTGTCAAAGTGAAGAAAGCAGATGGCTTCTATTAACTATGTGTGTCCATCTGCTTCCTGTAAATGTGAAGCTGATCTCTGCCAGCATCAACAAACATCGACACTCCTCATATCTCTAAATCAAACTGTTTAAACTCGGTAAACTGTTGTTGTGAGGTTTGAGCGTTCAGCCTGTTGACATACAGaatgtaaagaaaagaagaaagaaagacagaaacctGATGTGTGGTTTCTGTGGTCCGTTTGTGTTCACCAGATAAAAGAATCTCAGAGTTGAGTTATTCACAGCAGAACAATAAATCACACAACAAACCATTCTTCTCcactaaatataatataatatgtaatatatacagtataatccaCCAGAGGAACAAGTTCATGAAGAGGATCACAAACTGAAAACCATCCAGAGGATTCTTTGTCTTCTATTTCATCATGTTTGTatcttatgttttattttaatgtgtgtctttatatatttaaagtaaAGCACACTATTTGAGTAAGTATACTTTGTAAATGACCTTCGGCATGGTTCACTATATTTCTgtagtgttttgttttctagttgttttttttaaagttgtgctAGTTACATTATAAAGGtgggtgcttttattttgaaagggtaACATCGGTAGTAAAAGTTACATCAAAGAGTATAGACagcagccgctgccgccattttggactgaaaactcgtattatatttagatattattattgttcaacacatttcagtagaatatgacaatagaatagaaataattgacttttacttttgtacggctctttgtaagcagacgttttactggcgctt contains:
- the si:ch211-191i18.2 gene encoding uncharacterized protein si:ch211-191i18.2, whose product is MSSLGLLSVYLSGASLILLLSAVSEAQYYELSPAPDYDDYNATFEYSFYSNTSSEDLDKFSERFIDEEEAEEEDTGGQREEEDVTVTMTTTRGTTEQGEVDGRSAASLSVSLEIRTLVWTLMILISLNMQQLQHTL